A single genomic interval of Flavobacteriales bacterium harbors:
- a CDS encoding SDR family oxidoreductase — protein MYSKPFHTNDIGSSTFLITGGAGFIGSNIVTYLMKYGAGQVRVLDNLSEGKLENIQPFLNEPNFEFINGDITDSETCRKACEGVDYITHQAALGSVPRSLETPLLTNAANVTGFLNMLTAAKDAKVKRFVYASSSSVYGDSLKLPKVEEHIGDPLSPYAASKFVNEVYAGVYALNYGIEVVGLRYFNIFGPNQKPDGPYAAVIPLFMDALLKGVSPFVNGDGEQSRDFTFVENAVQANIRSMFSQVSGATGQVYNIAFGERTTINQLFFNLKELLGSEVNPTYRDPRKGDVQDSLADISKAKAYLGYNPQFSIKDGLEVTLKWFSEHYGAKAH, from the coding sequence ATGTATTCTAAGCCATTTCACACCAATGATATCGGGAGTTCAACATTTCTGATAACTGGTGGTGCTGGTTTTATCGGCTCCAATATTGTCACATATCTGATGAAATATGGTGCTGGTCAGGTGCGGGTACTGGACAACCTTTCTGAAGGAAAATTGGAAAACATTCAACCGTTTTTGAATGAACCGAATTTTGAGTTTATAAACGGAGATATTACCGATTCGGAAACATGTAGAAAAGCCTGTGAAGGCGTGGATTACATCACCCATCAAGCCGCGTTAGGTTCTGTCCCAAGGTCGCTTGAAACACCATTATTGACCAACGCAGCCAACGTTACAGGTTTTCTGAATATGCTTACCGCAGCAAAAGACGCTAAGGTCAAGAGGTTCGTGTATGCCAGTTCGTCATCTGTATATGGCGATAGTTTGAAATTGCCAAAAGTGGAAGAACACATTGGTGATCCGCTTTCTCCTTATGCAGCTTCTAAGTTTGTGAATGAAGTTTATGCTGGAGTGTACGCGCTGAACTACGGAATAGAAGTGGTCGGTTTGCGATACTTCAACATCTTTGGGCCAAATCAAAAACCGGATGGACCGTATGCTGCAGTGATTCCATTGTTCATGGATGCGCTTCTAAAAGGAGTATCTCCATTCGTAAATGGTGATGGCGAACAATCCCGCGATTTCACCTTTGTTGAGAATGCCGTGCAGGCCAACATTCGTTCTATGTTCTCGCAGGTTTCCGGAGCCACAGGTCAAGTTTACAACATTGCCTTTGGTGAACGTACTACCATCAACCAACTATTTTTTAACCTGAAAGAACTTCTGGGTTCTGAAGTGAATCCGACCTATCGTGACCCAAGGAAAGGAGATGTGCAAGATTCGCTTGCAGATATTTCTAAGGCAAAAGCGTACCTAGGATACAACCCTCAGTTCAGCATCAAAGATGGATTGGAGGTAACCTTAAAATGGTTCTCGGAACACTACGGAGCCAAGGCTCATTGA
- the rfbB gene encoding dTDP-glucose 4,6-dehydratase, producing the protein MKAIIITGGAGFIGSHVVRRFVRNYPNYRIVNLDALTYAGNLENLKDVENAENYVFEHADITDEAQMDAVFAKYQPDGVIHLAAESHVDRSISGPMAFVKTNIIGTVNLLNAARKSWDGNWEGKRFYHVSTDEVYGSLGEEGFFYENTAYDPRSPYSASKASSDHLVRAYFHTYGLPVVISNCSNNYGPNHFPEKLIPLAIHRIQNNEEIPVYGKGENVRDWLFVEDHASAIDVVFHKGGLGETYNIGGNNEWTNIDLIRLLCKIMDEKLGREAGTSEKLITFVKDRAGHDLRYAIDSTKLKTELGWEPSLTFEEGLPKTVDWYLANSEWLNRVTSGAYQNYFKQQYQER; encoded by the coding sequence ATGAAAGCAATTATCATTACCGGAGGAGCTGGATTTATCGGTTCCCATGTCGTCAGAAGATTTGTGAGGAATTATCCGAATTACAGAATTGTGAATCTGGATGCATTGACCTATGCTGGAAATCTTGAGAATCTGAAAGATGTCGAGAACGCGGAAAATTACGTGTTCGAGCATGCAGATATCACGGATGAAGCTCAGATGGATGCTGTTTTTGCCAAGTATCAGCCAGATGGCGTGATTCATTTGGCGGCAGAATCTCACGTTGACCGTTCAATTTCTGGCCCAATGGCATTTGTAAAAACGAATATTATTGGAACAGTAAACCTTCTTAATGCAGCCCGAAAAAGTTGGGATGGCAATTGGGAAGGAAAGCGTTTCTATCACGTTTCTACCGATGAGGTCTATGGGTCGCTTGGCGAAGAAGGTTTCTTTTACGAGAATACTGCTTATGACCCGCGAAGTCCTTATTCTGCTTCAAAAGCAAGTTCAGATCATTTGGTCCGCGCGTATTTTCATACCTACGGATTGCCTGTTGTCATTTCCAATTGTTCCAACAATTATGGGCCGAATCACTTCCCTGAGAAATTGATTCCGCTTGCCATTCACCGAATTCAGAACAACGAAGAAATTCCAGTTTACGGTAAAGGTGAGAACGTTCGCGATTGGCTGTTCGTTGAGGATCATGCTTCTGCCATCGATGTGGTTTTCCACAAAGGCGGATTGGGAGAAACCTACAACATTGGCGGAAACAACGAATGGACAAACATCGATCTTATTCGTTTGCTATGCAAGATCATGGATGAGAAGTTGGGAAGAGAGGCCGGAACTTCAGAGAAACTCATCACGTTTGTAAAAGACCGTGCTGGCCATGATCTTCGTTATGCTATTGATTCAACCAAACTCAAAACTGAGCTTGGTTGGGAACCAAGTCTTACCTTTGAAGAAGGGTTGCCAAAAACGGTAGATTGGTATTTGGCCAACTCCGAATGGTTGAACCGAGTCACATCAGGCGCATACCAGAATTATTTCAAGCAACAATACCAAGAGCGATAA
- the galE gene encoding UDP-glucose 4-epimerase GalE, with amino-acid sequence MVVVTGGTGYIGSHTVVELLQNGFDVAILDDLSNSHITVLDAIEEIAGKRPEFHQVDLADEKATADIFQKLGSRAESVIHFAAKKAVGESVQNPLLYYRNNLYSLINVMAEMKKHQIKNLVFSSSCTVYGQPDVCPVTEETPRKEAESPYGNTKSMAEDVIRDVTKVEGFKSISLRYFNPIGAHSSARIGELPVGIPNNLVPYVTQTAAGIREFLTVFGDDYPTEDGTCIRDYIHVVDLAKAHVQAVKRIEAGEMDSAYEVFNIGTGKGSSVLDVIKTFEAATGVSVNYKVGPRRGGDITAVFADTTKANEQLNWKAELGLEEALRSSWNWEQNYRKRNA; translated from the coding sequence ATGGTTGTAGTAACAGGCGGAACAGGATATATCGGTTCACACACAGTTGTTGAACTTCTTCAAAATGGCTTCGATGTAGCTATTCTTGATGACCTTTCTAATTCGCACATAACCGTGCTTGATGCGATTGAAGAAATTGCTGGCAAACGCCCAGAATTTCACCAAGTGGATTTGGCTGATGAAAAAGCCACAGCCGATATTTTTCAAAAACTCGGAAGTCGTGCCGAGTCAGTAATTCATTTTGCTGCGAAAAAGGCGGTCGGAGAATCGGTTCAAAATCCGCTCCTCTACTATCGGAATAATCTCTACAGCTTGATCAATGTCATGGCAGAGATGAAGAAACATCAGATCAAGAATCTGGTATTTTCTTCAAGCTGCACAGTTTATGGCCAACCGGATGTTTGTCCTGTAACTGAAGAAACGCCTCGGAAAGAAGCCGAATCGCCTTACGGCAATACAAAAAGTATGGCCGAGGATGTCATTCGAGATGTGACCAAAGTGGAGGGCTTCAAAAGCATATCATTGAGATATTTCAATCCAATTGGAGCACATTCATCAGCTAGAATTGGTGAATTGCCTGTCGGAATTCCAAATAACTTGGTTCCGTACGTAACGCAAACTGCCGCTGGTATTAGAGAATTTCTTACCGTTTTTGGGGATGATTATCCAACGGAAGATGGTACCTGCATCAGAGATTATATTCACGTGGTTGACTTGGCTAAGGCGCATGTTCAGGCCGTGAAGCGAATTGAGGCTGGCGAAATGGATTCAGCCTACGAAGTGTTCAACATCGGAACAGGAAAAGGAAGCAGCGTTCTGGATGTGATCAAAACCTTTGAGGCAGCGACCGGTGTTTCGGTCAATTACAAAGTTGGTCCTCGCAGAGGCGGAGATATCACTGCCGTTTTCGCAGATACCACAAAAGCCAACGAGCAATTGAATTGGAAAGCCGAACTTGGTCTAGAAGAAGCCCTGCGCTCTTCATGGAATTGGGAGCAGAACTATAGAAAACGAAACGCATGA
- a CDS encoding nucleotide sugar dehydrogenase, with protein sequence MKNIYEKLVDKEAKLAVIGLGYVGLPIALEFARKIKVVGFDINAERVELMKKNIDPSEELEASDFDGCDILFTANVEDLKDVQFYIVAVPTPIDEHNLPDLRPVLGASKTVGSVLSDGDYVVFESTVYPGCTEEDCIPVLEEMSGLTFNKDFKVGYSPERINPGDKEHTLSKIIKVVSGCDEESLDVVAKTYELVVDAGVHRAPSIKVAEAAKIIENTQRDVNIALMNELSMIFNRVGINTFDVLEAAGTKWNFLKFFPGLVGGHCIGVDPYYLTYKARELGYHSKVITSGRSINDEVGAYIARETVKKIIANGKDISKAKVLIMGATFKENVSDIRNSKVVDVIKELESFGVRIDVIDPHASSKELKHEYGFELATKVGNNYDAVVVAVNHRQYLDKDESYFEALSSNNGIVVDVKGVYKGKINNLEYWSL encoded by the coding sequence ATGAAAAACATCTACGAGAAACTTGTCGATAAGGAAGCCAAATTGGCGGTTATTGGCCTTGGCTACGTTGGACTTCCAATCGCATTGGAATTTGCCAGAAAGATCAAAGTTGTAGGATTCGACATCAATGCCGAAAGGGTAGAATTGATGAAGAAGAACATCGACCCGAGTGAAGAGTTGGAAGCTTCAGATTTTGATGGCTGCGATATTCTTTTCACAGCAAATGTGGAAGACCTGAAGGACGTTCAGTTTTACATTGTGGCCGTTCCAACACCTATCGATGAGCACAATCTTCCGGATTTACGTCCTGTTTTAGGAGCATCCAAAACTGTTGGAAGTGTATTGTCTGATGGCGATTACGTGGTTTTCGAATCAACCGTTTACCCAGGTTGTACGGAGGAAGATTGCATTCCCGTATTGGAGGAAATGTCAGGCCTTACCTTCAACAAAGATTTTAAAGTTGGTTACTCACCAGAGCGAATCAATCCAGGCGATAAGGAACACACACTTTCCAAGATCATCAAAGTGGTTTCTGGTTGCGATGAAGAATCGTTGGACGTAGTGGCAAAAACCTACGAACTTGTTGTGGATGCTGGCGTGCACCGCGCTCCTTCTATTAAAGTTGCGGAGGCTGCCAAAATCATTGAGAATACTCAGCGAGACGTAAATATTGCGTTGATGAATGAGCTTTCCATGATATTCAACCGCGTTGGAATCAACACATTTGATGTGTTGGAAGCTGCTGGAACCAAGTGGAATTTCCTCAAGTTCTTCCCTGGTTTGGTTGGTGGACATTGTATCGGAGTTGATCCGTACTACCTTACTTACAAGGCGCGCGAACTCGGATATCATTCAAAAGTGATTACGTCAGGAAGATCCATTAACGATGAAGTTGGCGCTTACATAGCTCGCGAAACCGTGAAGAAGATCATCGCCAACGGAAAGGACATCAGCAAAGCCAAGGTGCTCATCATGGGAGCAACGTTCAAAGAGAACGTCTCAGACATTAGAAACTCTAAGGTGGTTGATGTGATCAAAGAGCTGGAATCATTTGGTGTTCGGATTGACGTTATCGATCCGCACGCATCATCCAAAGAATTGAAACATGAATATGGCTTTGAGTTGGCTACCAAAGTTGGAAACAACTACGATGCGGTTGTTGTAGCTGTTAATCATCGTCAATACCTTGATAAAGATGAAAGCTATTTCGAAGCACTTTCGTCCAACAACGGAATTGTGGTGGATGTGAAAGGCGTTTACAAGGGCAAGATCAATAATCTCGAATACTGGAGTCTATAA
- a CDS encoding acetyltransferase codes for MGYFAHETAVIDNDCIIGDGTKIWHFSHVMSHSELGENCNLGQNVVISPGVKLGNNVKVQNNVSIYTGVTCEDDVFLGPSMVFTNVTNPRSAVNRRGQYEKTLVGKGATIGANATIVCGHNIGTFAFIGAGSVVTKDVPSYALLVGNPARHIGWMSEFGHRLEFDKEGFAVCPESGEKYQLNEGSVTKVG; via the coding sequence ATGGGATATTTTGCGCATGAGACAGCAGTTATTGATAACGACTGCATTATTGGTGACGGAACCAAAATCTGGCACTTTTCTCATGTGATGAGTCATTCTGAACTTGGAGAAAACTGTAATCTAGGTCAGAACGTGGTCATCTCGCCCGGAGTTAAACTTGGGAATAATGTGAAGGTTCAGAACAACGTTTCCATCTACACAGGCGTTACCTGCGAAGATGATGTGTTCCTAGGTCCGTCAATGGTTTTTACCAACGTCACTAATCCGAGGAGCGCAGTAAATAGGCGTGGTCAATACGAAAAAACACTGGTAGGCAAAGGCGCGACAATTGGAGCCAACGCAACCATTGTTTGTGGTCACAACATTGGCACTTTTGCATTTATTGGTGCAGGTTCTGTGGTAACTAAAGATGTTCCTTCCTACGCGCTTCTTGTCGGAAATCCCGCCCGCCACATTGGCTGGATGAGCGAATTCGGTCATCGTTTGGAGTTCGATAAAGAAGGTTTTGCTGTTTGCCCAGAATCGGGAGAAAAATATCAATTGAACGAAGGTTCAGTAACTAAGGTCGGTTGA
- a CDS encoding SDR family oxidoreductase, whose amino-acid sequence MKRVLITGAAGFLGSHLCDRFLKEGCHVIAMDNLITGNLKNIEHLFKLKEFEFYHHDVSTYIHIPGELDYIMHFASPASPIDYLKIPIQTLKVGSLGTHNCLGLAKAKGARMLIASTSEVYGDPTVHPQTEEYWGNVNPIGPRGVYDEAKRFQEAITMAYHRYHGVETRIVRIFNTYGPRMRLNDGRVLPAFIGQALRGEDLTVFGDGSQTRSFCYVDDLVEGIYRLLLSDYAEPVNIGNPDEITISQFAEEIIKLTGTDQKVIYKPLPVDDPMQRQPNIDKARSILNWEPKVNRAEGLKITYDYFKSLPDDELYKKEHNTFEGYIRK is encoded by the coding sequence ATGAAGCGAGTATTGATAACTGGTGCAGCTGGATTTCTAGGCTCGCATCTTTGCGATAGATTCCTGAAAGAAGGTTGCCATGTTATTGCTATGGACAACCTGATTACTGGTAATCTCAAGAACATTGAGCATCTGTTCAAACTCAAGGAGTTCGAATTCTATCATCATGATGTAAGCACATACATCCACATTCCTGGCGAATTGGATTACATCATGCATTTTGCATCGCCTGCAAGTCCCATCGATTACCTGAAGATTCCTATTCAAACCCTAAAAGTGGGTTCGCTAGGAACGCATAATTGTTTAGGCCTTGCGAAAGCCAAAGGCGCGCGAATGCTGATTGCATCTACCTCCGAGGTTTATGGTGATCCAACAGTTCACCCTCAAACAGAAGAATATTGGGGAAATGTGAATCCGATCGGTCCACGCGGAGTGTACGATGAAGCAAAACGTTTTCAAGAGGCCATTACCATGGCATATCATCGGTATCACGGAGTAGAAACGCGCATTGTGCGTATTTTCAATACTTACGGGCCCCGTATGCGACTGAACGATGGTCGTGTGCTTCCAGCCTTCATCGGTCAGGCATTGAGAGGTGAAGACCTCACCGTATTCGGAGACGGAAGTCAAACAAGAAGTTTCTGTTACGTTGATGATCTTGTTGAAGGCATCTATCGATTGCTTCTTTCAGATTATGCGGAGCCTGTGAACATTGGAAATCCCGATGAGATCACTATTTCTCAATTTGCTGAAGAGATCATTAAATTGACAGGAACTGATCAGAAGGTGATCTATAAACCACTACCAGTAGACGACCCAATGCAACGTCAGCCTAATATTGATAAAGCACGTTCAATTTTGAATTGGGAACCTAAAGTGAATCGTGCCGAAGGCTTGAAAATAACTTACGATTATTTCAAAAGTCTTCCAGATGATGAACTCTATAAAAAAGAGCACAATACGTTCGAGGGTTACATCCGCAAGTAA
- a CDS encoding UDP-glucose/GDP-mannose dehydrogenase family protein, producing the protein MNIAVVGTGYVGLVTGTCLAETGNHVICVDIDEKKVNKMRNGEVPIYEPHLDVLFERNIKQGRLRFTTDLGEAVGPAQIVFLALPTPPGEDGSADLSYVLGVADNLGKIMKNYKVLVDKSTVPVGTADKVTAAVAKHATVEFDVVSNPEFLREGFAVDDFLKPDRVVVGTSSDRAQKIMEELYKPYVRQGNPIIFMDEKSAELTKYAANAFLATKITFMNEVANLCELLDADVDKVRIGIGTDTRIGKRFLFPGIGYGGSCFPKDVQALARSASEVNYDFALLTSVMRVNEEQKTVIVPKIKDFFGGDLKGKHFAMWGLAFKPDTDDIREAPALYVIDKLLEAGATITAYDPEAMENVKERLGNKISFADDQYAALDKADALIIATEWSVFRSPDFDVVADKLNEKVIFDGRNLYDLPQMKELGFYYNSIGRKTIIPNG; encoded by the coding sequence ATGAACATTGCAGTTGTAGGAACAGGATATGTTGGCCTTGTAACAGGAACGTGTCTTGCTGAAACCGGAAATCACGTTATCTGCGTTGATATCGATGAAAAGAAAGTGAACAAAATGAGAAACGGTGAAGTGCCGATCTATGAGCCTCATTTGGATGTTCTTTTTGAAAGAAATATCAAACAAGGTCGCCTAAGATTTACAACTGATCTTGGGGAAGCTGTAGGGCCTGCTCAGATTGTATTCTTGGCCTTACCTACACCTCCAGGAGAAGATGGGTCGGCCGACCTTTCGTACGTCTTAGGTGTTGCCGACAATCTTGGCAAGATCATGAAAAACTACAAAGTACTGGTAGATAAAAGCACTGTGCCAGTTGGAACAGCGGATAAAGTAACCGCTGCCGTTGCTAAGCACGCTACAGTTGAATTTGACGTGGTTTCCAATCCTGAATTTTTGCGAGAAGGTTTTGCGGTTGATGATTTCTTGAAGCCTGACAGAGTTGTTGTCGGAACTTCTTCAGACCGTGCTCAGAAGATCATGGAGGAACTTTACAAGCCGTACGTTCGCCAAGGAAATCCGATCATCTTTATGGATGAGAAATCTGCTGAGCTAACGAAATATGCAGCAAATGCATTTTTGGCTACCAAGATCACTTTCATGAACGAAGTGGCAAACCTTTGCGAATTATTGGATGCTGATGTTGATAAGGTGAGAATCGGTATTGGAACAGATACTCGAATCGGAAAACGATTCCTTTTCCCTGGAATCGGGTACGGAGGAAGCTGCTTCCCTAAAGATGTGCAAGCATTGGCAAGATCAGCTTCTGAAGTGAACTATGATTTTGCTCTGTTGACATCTGTAATGCGTGTAAACGAAGAACAGAAAACGGTTATCGTACCTAAGATCAAGGATTTCTTTGGAGGTGATCTAAAAGGAAAGCACTTCGCCATGTGGGGATTGGCCTTCAAACCAGATACGGATGATATCCGTGAAGCACCTGCGTTGTATGTAATTGACAAACTTTTGGAAGCAGGTGCAACAATTACCGCCTACGATCCAGAAGCAATGGAAAACGTCAAAGAACGATTGGGCAATAAGATTTCATTTGCTGATGACCAATATGCAGCGCTAGACAAAGCCGATGCTCTCATCATCGCTACGGAATGGTCCGTTTTCCGTTCGCCAGATTTTGACGTGGTCGCAGATAAATTGAATGAGAAGGTCATTTTTGATGGCAGAAACCTGTACGACCTTCCGCAAATGAAAGAACTCGGATTCTATTATAACAGTATTGGTCGAAAGACCATAATTCCAAACGGATGA
- a CDS encoding DegT/DnrJ/EryC1/StrS family aminotransferase has protein sequence MKQIAMVDLQTQYERLKTEIDQAVLNVMASTRFIGGPEVDGFKNELAAYLGVKHVIPCANGTDALQIAMMALDLKPGDEVIVPTFTYVATAEVIALLGLTPVMVDVDADTFTLDLDQVEAAIGPNTKAIVPVHLYGQCADMEGLMKLANAHGIHVIEDNAQAIGSDYHFSDGRVAKSGTIGTFGCTSFFPSKNLGCYGDGGAICTNDDDLAAKANMIASHGQSRLYVHDVVGVNSRLDAIQAAILRIKLRQLDDFIKRRTAVADAYDVAFANSEHIKTPVRHVRSQHVFHQYTIVLTGIDRNAMKEFLQENDIPSMIYYPIPLHKQKAFAASDSDRSFTVTEQLCDGVLSLPIHTEMEREQQIHIIEKVLEFVNRNK, from the coding sequence TTGAAACAGATAGCAATGGTTGACCTACAAACGCAATATGAGCGTTTGAAGACCGAAATTGACCAAGCAGTGCTGAACGTGATGGCAAGCACCAGATTCATTGGTGGTCCCGAAGTGGATGGTTTTAAGAACGAATTAGCTGCATATCTGGGTGTGAAGCACGTAATTCCGTGCGCTAACGGAACGGATGCATTGCAAATAGCCATGATGGCCCTCGATCTGAAACCGGGCGATGAAGTGATCGTTCCAACGTTCACTTATGTAGCCACGGCAGAAGTCATTGCATTATTAGGTCTAACGCCCGTGATGGTTGATGTGGATGCAGATACATTCACATTAGACCTTGATCAAGTGGAAGCTGCAATCGGTCCGAATACAAAAGCAATCGTTCCTGTTCATCTGTATGGCCAATGTGCTGATATGGAAGGCTTGATGAAACTTGCCAATGCACATGGAATCCATGTTATTGAGGATAATGCACAGGCAATTGGTTCTGATTATCATTTTTCTGATGGACGTGTAGCCAAATCTGGAACGATAGGAACATTTGGTTGTACATCGTTCTTTCCATCCAAAAACTTGGGATGTTACGGTGACGGAGGTGCCATTTGCACCAACGATGATGATCTGGCGGCCAAAGCCAATATGATCGCTTCGCACGGACAAAGTCGTTTGTATGTACATGATGTGGTTGGGGTGAACTCAAGATTGGACGCCATTCAAGCAGCAATCCTTAGAATAAAGTTGCGTCAACTTGATGATTTTATAAAAAGAAGAACTGCTGTGGCTGATGCTTATGATGTGGCTTTCGCTAATTCGGAACACATCAAAACGCCTGTTCGCCATGTGCGTTCGCAACATGTTTTTCATCAATACACCATTGTTTTAACGGGTATTGATCGAAATGCCATGAAGGAATTTCTCCAAGAAAATGACATTCCTTCCATGATTTATTACCCAATTCCATTGCACAAGCAGAAGGCATTTGCCGCAAGCGATTCAGACCGCAGTTTTACAGTGACAGAACAGTTGTGCGATGGAGTTCTTTCGCTTCCGATACATACGGAGATGGAGAGAGAACAACAGATTCACATCATTGAAAAAGTACTTGAATTCGTAAATAGAAATAAATGA
- a CDS encoding glycosyltransferase produces MGATRKCVIIGPAFPLRGGIAQLNESLSEEFTKQGIENTIFSFYLQYPDFLFPGTTQTEASDRKGPAGVAIRSTVSSINPYSWWSTAQQIAKLQPDFVVVRYWLPFMAPALGTICKWLKQRLNIPVLAILDNVIPHEHRIGDERLTHYFLRHCDSFVAMSSSVIEELKQFDAVKPRKLLYHPVYDHFGEPVGKSIARKHLSIPENARVILFFGIIRKYKGLNLLLKAVSKMKDRTNVKLVIAGEFYEDRAIYTRLIDKYKLTNNVIVNAGFVDKYKVKYYFCAADIVAQPYLSATQSGVTQIAYHFEVPMLVTNVGGLPEMVPNGKVGYVTEVNVHSVAQALDEFFSEDRSAEFCHNIIEEKKRFQWDYFAKEIEELAMAKS; encoded by the coding sequence TTGGGCGCAACCCGAAAATGTGTCATTATTGGACCTGCATTTCCATTGCGTGGTGGTATAGCTCAGCTCAACGAATCGTTGTCCGAGGAATTCACGAAACAAGGAATTGAGAACACCATTTTCTCGTTCTATCTCCAATACCCAGATTTTCTCTTTCCAGGAACAACACAAACAGAAGCATCGGATAGGAAAGGACCAGCGGGAGTTGCAATTCGATCCACAGTAAGTTCCATTAATCCGTATAGTTGGTGGAGCACTGCACAGCAAATTGCCAAGCTACAGCCAGATTTTGTGGTGGTTCGATATTGGTTGCCTTTCATGGCGCCAGCGCTTGGCACTATTTGTAAATGGCTGAAACAGAGATTGAATATTCCTGTACTTGCAATCCTCGATAATGTAATTCCACACGAACATAGAATTGGAGATGAACGTTTGACGCACTATTTTTTGCGTCACTGCGATTCGTTTGTTGCCATGTCTTCGAGTGTCATTGAAGAGTTAAAGCAGTTTGATGCTGTCAAACCTCGAAAGTTGCTTTACCATCCAGTTTACGACCATTTTGGCGAACCTGTAGGGAAATCAATTGCCCGAAAACACCTCAGCATTCCAGAAAATGCGCGTGTCATTCTCTTTTTTGGCATTATCCGCAAGTACAAGGGACTGAATCTGCTTTTAAAGGCGGTATCAAAGATGAAAGACAGGACCAACGTCAAGTTGGTGATTGCTGGCGAATTTTATGAAGACCGAGCCATTTACACGCGTCTAATAGACAAGTATAAACTGACGAATAACGTCATAGTAAATGCTGGTTTTGTAGATAAGTATAAGGTGAAGTATTATTTCTGTGCAGCAGATATAGTAGCACAGCCATACTTAAGTGCAACGCAAAGTGGAGTAACACAAATAGCTTATCATTTTGAAGTTCCAATGTTGGTGACCAACGTTGGAGGTCTTCCAGAAATGGTTCCAAATGGGAAGGTTGGTTACGTGACTGAAGTGAACGTTCATTCAGTTGCCCAGGCGCTTGATGAATTTTTCTCTGAAGACCGTTCAGCGGAATTTTGCCACAATATCATTGAAGAAAAAAAACGTTTTCAGTGGGATTACTTTGCAAAAGAGATTGAAGAACTCGCGATGGCCAAGTCTTAA
- a CDS encoding glycosyltransferase family 2 protein, which produces MLISIVIPLYNEHESLPELTRWIDEVMKKNSFDYEVVYVDDGSTDGSWKVILDLKKKYPQIRALRFRRNYGKSAGLNRGFDAANGDIVITMDADLQDSPEEIPELVRMITEDGFDLVSGWKKKRFDPLTKTIPTKLYNWAARRMSGIMLHDFNCGLKAYRQDVVKSVEVYGEMHRYIPVIAKWAGFDKIGEKVVQHQERKFGVTKFGLERFINGPLDLLVITFMSRFGTRPMHFFGVFGTFVFILGGAVSTWLILEKVIAIANQSKVREVTDQPLFYLAILAMIIGTQLFTAGFLAEMISRSSHDRNNYHISETID; this is translated from the coding sequence GTGCTCATTTCCATTGTCATCCCGCTTTACAACGAGCATGAATCGTTGCCCGAACTTACCCGTTGGATAGACGAGGTGATGAAAAAGAACAGCTTTGATTATGAAGTTGTTTATGTCGATGATGGAAGTACGGATGGATCTTGGAAGGTGATTCTTGATCTTAAAAAGAAATATCCGCAGATTCGTGCACTTCGGTTTCGTAGAAACTATGGTAAGTCCGCTGGCTTGAACCGAGGTTTTGATGCTGCGAATGGCGATATCGTCATTACCATGGATGCCGATCTGCAGGACAGCCCTGAGGAAATTCCTGAACTGGTTAGAATGATAACCGAAGATGGTTTCGATCTTGTTTCAGGTTGGAAAAAGAAGCGTTTTGATCCGCTTACAAAGACAATTCCAACCAAACTGTACAATTGGGCAGCACGGAGAATGTCTGGTATAATGCTTCATGATTTCAATTGTGGCTTAAAGGCCTATCGACAAGACGTGGTTAAAAGCGTGGAGGTCTATGGCGAAATGCATCGTTACATTCCGGTAATTGCCAAATGGGCCGGATTTGATAAGATAGGGGAGAAGGTCGTTCAGCATCAGGAACGGAAATTCGGAGTTACCAAGTTTGGTCTCGAGCGATTTATCAATGGTCCATTGGATCTTTTGGTCATCACATTCATGAGCCGATTCGGTACACGGCCAATGCATTTTTTCGGTGTTTTCGGAACGTTTGTGTTTATTCTTGGTGGAGCTGTGAGTACCTGGCTGATTTTGGAAAAAGTGATTGCCATTGCCAATCAGTCCAAGGTCAGAGAAGTAACCGATCAGCCATTGTTCTATTTGGCCATTTTGGCCATGATCATCGGCACACAATTGTTCACTGCTGGCTTCTTGGCAGAAATGATCTCTCGGTCATCCCACGATCGCAACAATTATCATATTTCCGAAACAATCGATTGA